CTCCGGCCACTGGACGATCGAGGGTTCGAGCACCTCGCAGTTCGAACAGCACGTCAGGGCCGTGATGGGGTGGCCACTCGGAGCCACGGAACGACGGTGTCCGACCGTGACGAGCAACGTGCTCGGCGACACCGACGAGTCACGTCCTGCCGAGCTAACCGGTGTGGAAACCGTTCTGGGGGCGTCGAACGCAAACCTCCACTGGTATGGAAAACGAGAGGTGCGGCCGCTCCGAAAGATGGGGCACGTAACCGCCATCGGAGAGGACCCCGACGCACTCTTGAAACGCACGCGCGATCTTCGTGATTCGGTGTCGTTCGAAACCACTAACGAACCATGACTGTCTCCGAACTACGATCACTCATTGACGAATTGGAAGAACAAGCAGAAACCGACCGTCCGTCCGAGACCACGCCCGAAATCGGTATCGTCATGGGGTCAGATTCGGATCTCGACACGATGTATGGGGCGTATGAGGCCCTGATAGAACTCGGGTTCGAGGAGTGTACCGACTACGACGATCCGCCCGAGACCCGGTTTACCTTCGAAACGTACGTGGTATCGGCTCATCGGACCCCACAGCTCATGTACGCCTACGGCGAGACCGCCCGCGATCGCGGAATCGACGTTATCATCGCCGGTGCGGGCGGGAAGTCGGCCGATCTCCCGAACATGACGGCGTCGATCGCCTATCCGCTGCCCGTTATTGGAGTGCCGGTCCAGGAGAAATCAGTCGATTCGGTGCTCGGAATGCCCACTGGTGCACCGATCACTGCCGTCGACGCCGGAAAATCGTTCAACGCCGCGCTGTCGGCGGTTCAGATCCTCGCTCGGGAACACGAACAGCTCGAACAGCGCCTTACTGAGTATCATACTGAACTGCAACGCGACGTAGGGACCGTTTCCCGGGAACTACACGAGCGCGGAACGACGGCGTTTCGAGACGAACGGAAGTAGAACGGCGAAGTGTTTCGGGAGCACGTTTGTCGCCGGGGATCACTACACACACTGACGCACGAATAACAACAGAGAATCCGCCGGACACGACCGGAAACGGGCGGATCACCGGAAATGAATCCTTATATGGGTGGCATTCTAAGCGACCATACGATACAAGCACGATGAGTAATCCATGGATAGCGATCGGCGCGCTGGGGTTGGTTGCGGTTGCGATACCGTTCAGCATGATGGCCGTTTCGAGCTTGTTGCGCCCTAGTGTGCCCGAACAAGGAAAAACCACGACCTACGAGAGCGGCGAGGTGCCAACGGGCACCACGCGCATCCGGTTTAATATCCAGTACTACATGGTTGCGCTGTTGTTCCTCGTCTTCGACATCGAGACGGTGCTCATTTTCCCGTGGACAGTCATCTACCGAGACGCCGTTTCTCAGCCAGACATCGGACTTGTTCCGGTGTTGGTTCCGATGCTGGTGTTCATCGGAGTCCTTTCCGTCGGTCTCGTATGGGCGTGGCGCAACGGTGCGGTCCGCTGGGTTCGATCTCCCGGGCGGGAACTGACCGGAGCACGAGAGCCATGACACCAGACAGATCCCAGGAGCCATGAGTAGCCACAATCAAGACACGACAGGCGCACAGACCACACAGGAGGCCCGTATGGGCGAGGGGGTCGATAACCGATTCAACTCGAAGCTCCGCGAAGCGTTCGGTTCGTCGCCCTTCATCCTCACGAAGTTCGACAGCTTCATGAACTGGGTTCGGGGCTCCTCGATGTTCATGCTACAGTTCGGTATCGCGTGTTGCAGCATCGAGATGATGCACACCTACGCCGTCAAGCACGATCTCGATCGGTTCGGCTCCGGTGTTCCTCGTGCATCACCCCGGCAGGCGGACGTAATCATCGTTCCCGGGACCATCGTCTCGAAGTTCGCCCCACGGATGAAGCGGGTGTACGACCAGATGCCCGAGCCGAAATTCGTCGTTAGCATGGGATCGTGTACCTGTTCCGGTGGACCGTTCCAGGAAGGGTACAACGTCATCAAGGGTGCCGAAGAGGTCATCCCGTGTGACATTCACGTCCCGGGCTGTCCACCACGGCCCGAGGCGTTGATTTACGGCATTGTCAAGCTTCAAGAGCGGATCGCAAACGGTGAGACAGCCCCAGTGACGGTCAAACCGTACGAACTCGAACAGTTCGGTGATCTCGAAGATGACGAACTCGTACAGCATCTAGCCGATCAGATCGACGAGGACGATCTCGTCATGCGGTACAACTGGGCTGAGTCACCATGAGTTTGGAAGCACCTGAACCGAGCACTCACACCGATGTCGGTGTCACCGAGACCGGTCTCGATTACGACGCACTCGAATCGCTGTTGGGTGAAATGGTCATCGACCGCGAAGCACACCTCAACGCGGAGGCCTTCGTCGTTCGTCCGGACCGTGTCGTCGACGCGCTCTCGGTGTTACGAAAGCAGGCGGGGTTCGACCACTGCTCGTGTGTCACGGCACAGCAGTACGAGGACCGCTATGAGAGCATCTATCATTTGAAGAAATACGACGATCCGACCCAAGAGGTCGGCGTCGTGGTACCGACGAGCGTCCACGAGCCGAAAAGTCAGAGCGGAGCAGGAGTTTATCGGACGGCCGACTGGCACGAACGGGAGGCGTACGATCTGGTCGGCGTCGAGTACACTGACCATCCGGATCTTCGCCGGATTCTGCTGCCGGAAACGTGGCAGGGCCATCCACTGAGCCTAAACTACGATCAAGAACGACAGCAGGTCGTGCCGCTGACCGAGCACGCTAACCCGTTAGAAGAAGATCATCGCGGTGAGACGGACACGATGTTCATCAACATCGGTCCCCACCATCCTGCGACCCACGGCGTGCTCCACCTCAAAACGACGCTCAACGGCGAGCAAGTCGCCGATGTCGAATCCGACATCGGTTATCTCCACCGGTGTGAAGAACAGATATGCCAGCAGGGGACCTATCGGCATCAGATCATGCCGTACCCCGACCGGTGGGACTACATCTCGGCTGGGCTCCTGAACGAGTGGGCGTATGCCCGTGCCGCCGAGGATCTCGCCGACCTCGACGTGCCCGAGTACGCCCAGATCATCCGAACGATGAGCGCGGAGCTGTGTCGGATCGCGTCCCATCTGCTTGCGCTCGGCACGTTCGCTATCGACGTGTACGGGGATTTCTCGGCGATCTTCATGTATGCATTCCGAGATCGGGAAGTCGTACAGAACATCCTTGAGGATCTCACCGGCCAGCGGATGATGTTCAACTACTTCCGGCTCGGTGGCGTGGCGTGGGACTTGCCCGAACCCCGTGAGGAGTTCTTCGAGAAAACCCGGGACTTTCTCGACGAACTGCCCGCCAGACTCGAAGAATACCACAATCTCGTTTCCGGTAACGAAGTGTTACAGCTTCGGTGTGTGGACACGGGGGTCCTCGAACCGGAGGTGGCCAAACAGTACGGCTGTACCGGCCCGGTCGCACGAGGATCGGGGATTGATTACGATCTCCGGCGTGACGATCCGTACGGTTACTACGACCGCCTCGATTGGGACGTCGTCACCGAAGACGGCTGTGATAACTACGCGCGCGTGTTGGTTCGCCTCCGAGAAGTCGAAGAGAGCGCGAAGATCATCGATCAGTGTGTCAATCTCCTCGAAGAGTGGCCCGAAGACGACCGCCAAATCCAGAGCAACGTTCCCCGGACGCTCAAGCCCGACCCAGACACCGAAATCTACCGCGCTGTCGAAGGTGCGAAAGGCGAGCTCGGCATCTACATCCGCAGTGATGGCACCGACACCCCCGCGCGGTTCAAAATCCGCAGCCCGTGCTTTTCGAACCTGCAAGCACTCCCCGAGATGGCCGAAGGCGAGTACGTTCCCGACCTGGTCGCGGCGCTTGGAAGCTTGGACATCGTGCTCGGTGAGGTGGACCGATGAGCATCACAGACACCCTCGGGAGCACACTGGGACTCGGTTCGCTCGGCCCGCTTGAGGACTTTCTGCTTTCGTTGGTTGGTGCGGCATTCGTCGGGACGTTCGTTCTGCTCAACACGGCGGTTGCCGGTCCATGGGCCAAGCGGAAGATAACCGCCGCGTTCACCGACCGGATCGCCGTCAACCGCGTCGGTCCGTTCGGACTGTTGATCATCATCGCCGACGCCGTACGGATGCTCTCGAAGGAACTCATCATTCCCGATGGAGCCGACCGACCGGCGTTCGATCTCGCACCGCTCCTGTTGGTCGCCTCGGCGTTGCTCGGCTTTGCCGTGGTGCCGATGGGAAACGGCATTCAGCTCGCTGATCCGGAGGTCGGACTCGCCTTTCTGTTTGCCGTCGCGTCGATCGCCAGCGTCGCGCTCGTGATGGCCGGCTACGCGTCGAACAACAAGTATTCGATGCTCGGCGGACTGCGAGCGGTCGCCCAGAACGTCGCATACGAAATCCCGTTGGTCATCACGGCGATGTCCGTCGTGCTGTTCACCGGGACGCTCCAGACCAGCCAGATCGTCGGCGCACAGGCCGAGACGTTGATCACGATCGCTGGGGTCTCGATCCCCTCGTGGTACGCGTTCGTGAATCCCTTCGCGTTCGTGTTGTTCATCGTCGCAAACATGGCAGAAGTCGGCCGGAATCCGTTCGACGTACCGGAAGCACCTACTGAAATCGTCGCCGGCTATCAGACGGAGTACTCGAGCGTCTACTTCGTGTTGATGTATCTCGGTGAGTTCATCCACATCTTCCTCGGTGGAGCGATCCTTGCGACGGTGTTCCTCGGTGGGCCAGCTGGACCGGTGTTGCCGGGCTTCGTCTGGTTCACCATCAAGATCTGGGCGTTCTTCCTGTTCACCCAGTGGGCGCGCTCGGCGTTGCCCCGCGTTCGGATCGACCAGCTCATCGAAATCGGCTGGAAAGGACTGCTCGAATTGAGTTTCGTCAATCTCCTGCTCACCGCCATCATCGTCGGAGTGATCGTGTAACCCGACGGGACGGTGGACTCAAACGCTTCCCACTCTAACACACCATAAAACCATGATCGGACTACTCAAGGGCATGGCGACGACCATGAAACACGCGCTTGACGGCTCGACGTTCACCGTCGAATACCCGGACGATCCGCCCGAGGTCAGCCCCCGGTTTCGCGGCGTCCACAAGTTCAGCCAGGAGCGCTGTATCTGGTGTCGTCAGTGTGAAAACGTCTGCCCGAACGATACGATACAGATCGTAACGGACGAACAGCGCAACGGCGAACAGTACAACCTCCACATCGGACAGTGTATCTACTGTCGGCTCTGTGAGGAAGTGTGTCCCGTCGACGCCATCCTACTCACGCAGAACTTCGAGTTTACGGCGGACACCAAAGACGAGTTCGCCTACAACAAAGAACAGCTGAAAAACGTCCCATGGTACAAGGACATCGATCCGCTTGCCTCCCGCGAACCGGATCGTGGGGCGTGGATCGGCGAAGGCGAAGGCGAAGTGGATTACCAGTAAGCGAAATTTCGAGCTTGTTTTCGATTGCGGTCGGGATCACGTGCTGTCGGTAGCCAACCGCGCGAGAAACAGCGTGAACATTGCTTCATCATCTGTTAAGCCGCTTTCGACGGTCCACTTGTCCAGCACGGAAAAGCCCGCAGCCCGTAACTGCCGTTCAGTTGCGGTCGGTCCGGCGATCTCCCACTGCATTTCTACGCCGCTGTCGAGCCAGTCTGGGTTCTCACCCTGCCAAGCCTCTGTGCCTTCAGTGAAAAGCAGGTAGCCCGCCGGTCGGAGAACGCGGGCGAACTCATCTAACACGCGCTGGTGGTGATCAAGGGGTACGTGGATCAACGAGTGGAACGCCGTCACCGCATCGACCGTTCCATCACGAACCGGAAGCGAAATCATATCTCCCTGTAGGAGGGACGCTGTGGGCGCGTTCTCCGTCGCCGATTCCACCTGTCCACGGGAGAACTCCACGCCGATCGCTTCGGTCTCACTGGCAAGTCGAGCGAGTATCGGCGCGCCGTGACCACACCCTGCGTCGAGAACGCGGGCTGTCTCTGAGAGCCGATCGAGAAAACCCTCCAATCGCTCCCGTTCGTTCCCACCAGCAGTTCGGTACTCGGCGTAGCTCTCCGTGATCTCGTCGTACGCACGCTGAACGTGCTTTCGATCGTCCATCGAGATCGAGTACTGACGGTACTCACAAATGCATACCCATAGAATGTGAATTACTCACACCCATTCATCTTGACAACCCTCGAATCGCAGTACCGAAAGGCGTTTATGTCGGTCCCGGTTACCAAGAGAATGGACTAGGCCGGGCAGTTAGGCCCTGCTCGAAACTCACAAAATGGTCTTTAGTGAGGGCCGAATCCGGGTGCGTCCGGCCAACCGGTGCGGGCCCTGCAAACCAACTGAGAAGCCTCGTCCGTCGGGGGCAGCGGTCCACGACCAGACGCCTGCAGGGGCGTTTTGGCGTGGTTGATCGTGGTCAGTCCGTCAGGCGCGGAAGCGAGCAGCGGAACCACGGACACCTGTCGCTCGACGGGTCGCGGGGTGGAGGAGGGGAGCAGCATTCCCCGTCCCGGAACGCCGGGCAATCCCGTCGTCCGCCTTACTCATTCGTATTCATACTCCAGAGACAGTAGTCCGCTCGTTATCGATGCTGGTAGTCGTGTGTCTGCTGTGTCCAATCGATCCAGTCGTGTTCCCAACCGGATCGACCGGTGCTTTCTCGCGCGGCGAACTCCCGATCTTCTCGAAGCGTCCGGTTGCGCTCGATCGTGTCACCCTGTTCACCATCGATCAACAGGGGATCGAACGCGACCCGTCCGAATTCGGCAGTTCGCTCGCCGTTCGGGGCGACTAGCGTCAACGTCTGTGGATTCGTTCCGAGTGGGATGAGCAATCGCCCCTCGGAAGAGAGTTGACGAACGAGCGCAGCAGGCGGATTGACCGCAGCGGCCTCGACCAAGATTCGGTCGTACGGTGCATACTCCACCAGTCCCTCGCTGCCGTCGTGGCAGTCGACGAGAACACCGTCGTAGTCGGCTGCGGCGAGGTTGCGCCGGGCGTCGGTCACCAGCCGTCGAGTGATATCGATCGCGTGAACGTTGTGTGTGCCAACTATCTCCGCAATGACGGCTGCGGTGTAGCCAACACCGACACCGACGACGAGCACGGACCCATCAGCGGGGAGGGTGAGCGCTTCGATAAGGCGTGCAGCAGTGCTCGGCGCGAGCACGCGTGACCCGAACCGTTCGAACGAGCGGTCGGTGTACGCGCGCTCTCGGTGCACTGGTGGGACGAATTCGTGGCGCGGGACTGTCCGCATAGCGAGACTGACCGACTCGGTTTCGATCCAGCCTTTGGTATCGTGTTCGAGGCTGGCGACCATATCGTCTCGCAACACCGCCCGTTCCATACGTACGTTCAGGACTAGACCCTAATCAATCGCGCGGCTGTCCAGTGCTCACGATTCGGTGTCGGACTGTGCGGCGTACTTTTCGATTTCACCTTTGGTTCCGGCAGCATCGAAGTGATGGTCCGGACGCATGTTGACGAAATCAAGGAAGTCACGCGCGGCGAGAAGATCGGCGGCCGTGTACTGCTGAAAGGCGGCATCGACGGCGACGCGCGCGCCAACGTGTGGTTCGAGCGCCGCGAGTGCACACGCGAGATCATACGCGCGCGCAGCACTGACCGCTCCGTTTCGGACGTTCGTGGCGTCAATGAGATACAGTTCTCCATCCGAAATGAGCACGTTCGCAGCCCGGAGATCTCCATGAGCGAGACCGACGTCGTGCACCCGTGCAAGCGACGCGAACAGATCCGGGACGAACTCCTCAACTGCGTCGTCAGTAAGATCGCTCAACGTTCGAAACTCGTTGAGATACTCCACCACGAACACACCCAGCCCGTCGTGTTCGAACGCCTCGATCGGCTCGGGAACGTTGATCCCGATGTCGCGCATCGTCCGGGTCGCACGTAACTCCTGTCGGGCCATCTCAACCGGTGTTTGTACGTGCTCGAAAAATCCCATCCGTCCGCTCGACAGCGCACCGAGGTTCCGACCAGTGGTGATGAACGTGTGGACCAGTGCGTGTTGATTAGAAATAACCTTGACAAACCACCGATCGTTTACAGCACAAGGAACCGATAACCAGTTGTCAGCCTCCAGGAACTCGATGCGGAGGGTCTCCTCTTCGTACCGGTGGGCGACCTCAAGCATGACACTTTCCAGTCGATCCCACTCGATCGAGCCCCTGATGAGCCGACGAATCACCATTCATCTGAACGATCGCGGGCAGGCCGTATGAGTGTTGCCGATTATCAAATATATGTTAGTTTTGCAGGCATGTTTCGCCACACAACTTAACCATATCGTCCACACAAAGATTTGCCGTAGTTTTTATACAACCCCTCACTCATCATGAGTATGGAGTTCGATCTGCCCGAGGAGCATCGGATGATCCGTGAGACGGTTCGGGAGTTCTGTGACCAGGAAATCGCCCCGATCGCCCAAGAGATCGAAGAGGAACACCGGTATCCCTCGGAAATCTTCGACGCGTTGGCAGAGTTAGATATGATGGGCGTTCCGATCGAAGAGGAACACGGTGGTCTGAGTGGCGACCAGCTCATGTATGCGTTGGTTACCGAGGAGTTGGGGCGTGTTTCGGGATCGGTCGGCTTGTCGTATGCGGCCCACATCAGCCTCGCATCGAAACCGATCGAGCTGTTCGGGACGTCAGAACAAAAAGAGCGCTGGCTCCGACCGCTCGCAGAGGGTGAGTACATCGGTTCGTGGGCGTTGACCGAACCCGGAAGCGGTAGCGACGCGAGCGACATGGCGACGATCGCCGAAAAGGACGGCAATGAGTACGTGCTCAACGGCACAAAGCAGTTCATCACGAACGCCAGCGAGGCCGGCTCCATTCTCGTCAAGGCCGTTACCGATCCGGATGCGGGGTACGACGGCATCTCGACGTTCATCGTCGATCCACAGGAAGACGATGGGTTCGAGGTGACCACTCTCTGGGATAAGATGGGACTCAACGCCTCACCGACGTGTGAGATCACGTTCACTGACTGTCGGCTTCCCGAAGATCGACTGCTTGGGGCGGAAGGCGAGGGCTGGGAACAGACCAAAAAGACCCTCGATGGTGGGCGGATTTCGATCGCGGCACTCTCGACGGGACTCGCACAAGGCGCGTTCGAAGCGGCTCGTGAGTACGCGACCGAACGCGAACAGTTCGGATCGCCGATCTCGAAGTTCGACGCCGTTCGGGACATGATCGTCAGCATGGACCGGAAGATCGAGCGTTCGCGGCTGTTGACCCACAAGGCTGCAACGATGTACGACGAGGGTGAGGACGTGACGCGGCTCTCGGCGCTGGCAAAGCTCGATGCGAGCGAGACCAGCCGCGAAGTCGCTGAAGACGCCGTCCAAGTTCTCGGTGGCTACGGCTACACGACTGACTTCGCTCCCCAACGGTTCTACCGGGACGCCAAACTCATGGAAATCGGGGAAGGAACGAGCGAGATCCAACGTCTGGTGCTCGGACGAGAGCTTGGATTATGACTACCCACTTTTTTACGCGAGGATGCGCGGATCGCACCCGAGCGTAAAAAAGATGGCAAAAAAGCCGCTCGCTTGCGCTCGCGGTGAGTGACCTGCCTGCTCCGCTTCCGCCTCCGCGCGCTGGTGGTGCCAACTTTCCAACTTTTTTGTGTGAGTAGCGGAACCGCTCACGGAAGGGCTCATAGACGTAGCACAGGGACGATAGAACTCGGGTACGTCGGATCGTCAGTTTGACTGTGCTACCGGGCGAACGATCCAGTATGAGTGACGAGCTGCGCGAGCGTGCCCACGAGATCGACGCGACGGTCCGAGTCGGGAAAAGAGGAATCGATTCCGTTGTGGACGAACTGCGCGACCAACTCACCGAGCGAACGCTCGTGAAGGTGAAGTTCCTCCGGTCGTCACGAGGAGGAACGACGACCGACGATTTGGCTGTCGAACTCGCCTCGAAAGTCGACGCGGAACTCGTCGAAACGCGCGGACATACCGCGGTGTATCATTGAGATCTCGTTGTGGCTGTTACTGAACAGGCTTGATGACGGTTAGTCGACGAGGTAGTCGTCTGCATCCTCCGTATCGGCCACGACGTCGGTGAATCCTTGAGGATGTTCGACGTGTGGAAGCAACATCGCTTCATCAAACACGGCAAGCTCGGCGTCGGCGTGTGACGAAAGCGACTGCCCGGTCGTGAGCGGCGTCGTCGTAGCGTTCCGACCCCACACGAGCCGCACGGGAACGTCCAGTTCCGACAGCGCTGTTCCGAGTTCTACGTCCGGATCAAGAGCTCCGCTGAAGAAAGAAGCAGGTGCAAAGCGTGCCCCGGGTTGGTGGGTCGTCTGCCACCGGTATTCGATGTACTCCGCGTCGGCATTAGCGGGGTCGTACAGTCCGTGATCGGTGGCGAAATGCCGTAGTGCGGATTTGCTCGTCATCAGATTGAACAGTCCCTCACCGAACACCGGGGATCGCAACACCGACCGCAGCCACGTCCGATTGCCGGGCATTGTCGTGGTGGTCGGACAGACGAGCACGAGTGACGAAACGGCTTCCGTCTCGGCCGCCATCGTCGCGTACGCACCGGTGACCGACGAACCGACCACGCGCGGTTCGTCGGTCATATCGCGGATGAAATCGGTGATGAACGTCACGTACAGCGACGGGGAATACAACAGCGGCGGGCGGTCGGACAGCCCAAAGCCCGGCAGATCCGGCGCGATGACGTGGTACTCCGTCGCCAAACTATCGAACACGGCAGCGAACTCCGCGCTTGATCCGGCGGCGTTCAGTCCGTGCAACAACAACAGGTCTTGATCATCGGGCGATCCAGCCTCCGTATACGCGATGTCGAATCCACGCCAGCGGTACTCTTCGGTCGATTGCCCGAGCGGTGCTCGGAGTTGATCCGCCTGTTGGGTCAAAAACCGATTCGTGGCGGCAACAAGACCGAGACCGCCGACAGTTCCTGCAAGAAGCCTTCGAAGTCCCATATCCGGCGTACGGCCGTCGGCGGCTTAACTGTGGGTGAAACACACGTTCCATCGGATGAGCAGCGACCGCTTCGGATCGGTCAGCGTTCGCCCTCGGCTTGCTCCTGTTCGGCGCGGTGGTGAATACACTCTTCGATCGGGGCGATCAGTTCATCGACGATCGTGTAGGGATCGGTCTCCCGACGGGTGACTGCCTCAACGATCTCGTCGAGACCGCCCTGGGCGTCGATCTCCTGTGCAGTGAGATGTCGGAGGTCCTCTCGGAGATGAGTGCTGATCTCTTGGGCATACCGCTGACGGGCGCGTTGGGTTCGTTTGCCCGATTCGACGAGATGGTCGGCGTGCGCTTGGAGCACAGAGACGAGTTCCTCGACTCCCTCTCCGGCGTTGGCGATCGTTTCGAGGATCTGTGGCTCCCAGTCCGTATCGGTCCGATCGATCGCCCGATCGATCCCTGTTGTCCCGTTCCGTTCGGATGTGTAATCCTCGCGAGTCCGGATCATCTCCCGGAGCTCTTTCACGGTACGATCGGCTCCCGAAAGATCTGCCTTGTTGACGACGAACACGTCGCCGATTTCGAAGATACCCGCTTTGAGCATCTGGATGTCGTCTCCCGTTCCGGGGGGGACGAGCACGGCGACCGTATCGGCGGTTTTCACGATGTCGATCTCGTTCTGTCCGGCACCGACGGTTTCGATGATGATCTTGTCCTTGCCGAACGCATCGAGCGCTTTCACGGCGTCGGCTGTGGCGGTCGATAGCCCCCCGAGTCGTCCCCGAGCACTCATCGAGCGGACGAACACGTCCATATCTCCCGTGGTCGAACCCATCCGAATGCGATCGCCGAGCACCGACCCGCCAGTGAACGGCGAAGACGGATCGATGGCGAGTACACCGACAGTGAGATCGCGGTCGCGGTACTCTCGTGTGAGCTTGTCCACGAGCGTGGATTTCCCTGCGCCCGGACTACCAGTAATACCGATCACGTCCGCAGTGCCGGTATGTTCGTGCAGTTCGCTTACCAGATCCCGATAGCCGGGATCTCGATTCTCGATAGTCGTAATCGTGCGTGCGAGCGCCCGGTGGTCACCCGCCAGCAGGTCCGAAACCAGACTCATCGCTCGGGAGCGTTCTCGCGGACGAACTGGATCGTCTCCTCCATCGATGCGCCTGGCCCAAAGATCTCCGCAACACCGAGTTCCTTGAGATCAGGACGATCGTCCTCGGGAACGATACCCCCCACGATCACGAGCATGTCCGACAACGCGCTGTACTCCTCTAACCCATCCACGATCTTCGGCACGAGCGTATTGTGGGCCCCCGACAGGATCGAAACCCCGAGAACGTCGACATCCTCTTGCACCGCGGCCTGAACGATTTCGTCCGGCGACTTGTGTAAACCCGAATAGATCACCTCGAATCCGGCGTCTCGGAACGCTCGGGCGATCACATGCGCACCCCGATCGTGTCCGTCTAATCCCACCTTGGCAACAAGACAGCGTATCGTTCGCTGTCCCTGTCCCTGCTCTGTGCTCATATTGTACCTAATAAACCCAGCGTGGGTTTGACTCTAACGGTCATACATGACCATTCACGGATCCATGTCACAAACGGCTAAGACGTTCATCCGGATCGTGTCAACGGCTCGTGGGGCTTGCGGTGCGACGCCGAGCAATCGAGCACGTCAGCATAAACATCTTCGTAGTCGCGTACCATCCGGTCCACCGTGAACTGTTTTGAACGACGGCGAGATCGGGTAGCCATCTCTTCACGCAACCCATCGTCAGAAACCAGCTTCTCGACGCGCTCGACGAACTGATCGAGATCAGCAGGCTCGACGAGAAAGCCCGTTTCGCCGTCGACGATCGACTCCGAAACCCCCCCGACGTCGTAGGCCACGATCGGAACACCGAGATGCAGACACTCCAACACGGTAAGAGGAAACCCCTCGAACCGCGAGGGCAAGAGAAACACGTCGATGTCCGCGAGCAGTTCGAGCGCGTGTTGATGGAATCCGAGCAGATGAGCGTCGACGTCGTGGTCGTCGATGTATTCCCGACAGTCAGCTGTGAGTGATCCACTACCGATAATAACGACGGTCACGTCGGTCCCACGGCGTTGGAGGCGAGCACCAGTTTCCAGTATCGCCATCGGATCTTTCTGGGGGGCAAGCCGGGCGATCGCACCGATGATAACCGTTTCCGGGTCTCGGTCGATCTCTTCGTCGATCGTCGCACGGTCGTCGGAAAACGAGACCGGAGCGATTCCGTTATGAATCACGGAATCAGTCGTGTGTCTGAGGATGTCGTTCTCTCGTCCACGGTTCCGGTCGTTCTCCGAAACGCAGACGATCGCGTCGGTGAGTCGCGCCAACGCCCGCTCCCCGGAGGAAACTCCCGACGAGAGCCACTCATATTCCGTGTTGTAAAATCCCCATCCATGAACGGTAAAGATGGACGGCGTTCCAGTCATCGCAGCAGCGATCCGTCCAAGTGCCCCCGCTTTCGTACTGTGACAGTGAACGAGATCGAACGACTCCCGTCGAATGAGTTGCCGTAAGCGATAAAGCGCGCGCACGTCGCTTATCGGATCGATGCTTCGTTTCAGGTGGGGCTGTTCGAACACCGGTACATCTACGGAACGAAGTCGGTCGATCAGCTTTCCTCCCGGACCACAGGCGACAGCCGTGGTAGCAGCCGTTTCGTCTGCCAACAACTGCACGATACGCGGTGCTCCACCCCAGTC
The sequence above is drawn from the Halocatena salina genome and encodes:
- a CDS encoding class I SAM-dependent methyltransferase, which encodes MDDRKHVQRAYDEITESYAEYRTAGGNERERLEGFLDRLSETARVLDAGCGHGAPILARLASETEAIGVEFSRGQVESATENAPTASLLQGDMISLPVRDGTVDAVTAFHSLIHVPLDHHQRVLDEFARVLRPAGYLLFTEGTEAWQGENPDWLDSGVEMQWEIAGPTATERQLRAAGFSVLDKWTVESGLTDDEAMFTLFLARLATDST
- the purE gene encoding 5-(carboxyamino)imidazole ribonucleotide mutase, coding for MTVSELRSLIDELEEQAETDRPSETTPEIGIVMGSDSDLDTMYGAYEALIELGFEECTDYDDPPETRFTFETYVVSAHRTPQLMYAYGETARDRGIDVIIAGAGGKSADLPNMTASIAYPLPVIGVPVQEKSVDSVLGMPTGAPITAVDAGKSFNAALSAVQILAREHEQLEQRLTEYHTELQRDVGTVSRELHERGTTAFRDERK
- a CDS encoding NADH-quinone oxidoreductase subunit B, translated to MSSHNQDTTGAQTTQEARMGEGVDNRFNSKLREAFGSSPFILTKFDSFMNWVRGSSMFMLQFGIACCSIEMMHTYAVKHDLDRFGSGVPRASPRQADVIIVPGTIVSKFAPRMKRVYDQMPEPKFVVSMGSCTCSGGPFQEGYNVIKGAEEVIPCDIHVPGCPPRPEALIYGIVKLQERIANGETAPVTVKPYELEQFGDLEDDELVQHLADQIDEDDLVMRYNWAESP
- a CDS encoding complex I subunit 1/NuoH family protein, translating into MSITDTLGSTLGLGSLGPLEDFLLSLVGAAFVGTFVLLNTAVAGPWAKRKITAAFTDRIAVNRVGPFGLLIIIADAVRMLSKELIIPDGADRPAFDLAPLLLVASALLGFAVVPMGNGIQLADPEVGLAFLFAVASIASVALVMAGYASNNKYSMLGGLRAVAQNVAYEIPLVITAMSVVLFTGTLQTSQIVGAQAETLITIAGVSIPSWYAFVNPFAFVLFIVANMAEVGRNPFDVPEAPTEIVAGYQTEYSSVYFVLMYLGEFIHIFLGGAILATVFLGGPAGPVLPGFVWFTIKIWAFFLFTQWARSALPRVRIDQLIEIGWKGLLELSFVNLLLTAIIVGVIV
- a CDS encoding NADH-quinone oxidoreductase subunit D, with protein sequence MSLEAPEPSTHTDVGVTETGLDYDALESLLGEMVIDREAHLNAEAFVVRPDRVVDALSVLRKQAGFDHCSCVTAQQYEDRYESIYHLKKYDDPTQEVGVVVPTSVHEPKSQSGAGVYRTADWHEREAYDLVGVEYTDHPDLRRILLPETWQGHPLSLNYDQERQQVVPLTEHANPLEEDHRGETDTMFINIGPHHPATHGVLHLKTTLNGEQVADVESDIGYLHRCEEQICQQGTYRHQIMPYPDRWDYISAGLLNEWAYARAAEDLADLDVPEYAQIIRTMSAELCRIASHLLALGTFAIDVYGDFSAIFMYAFRDREVVQNILEDLTGQRMMFNYFRLGGVAWDLPEPREEFFEKTRDFLDELPARLEEYHNLVSGNEVLQLRCVDTGVLEPEVAKQYGCTGPVARGSGIDYDLRRDDPYGYYDRLDWDVVTEDGCDNYARVLVRLREVEESAKIIDQCVNLLEEWPEDDRQIQSNVPRTLKPDPDTEIYRAVEGAKGELGIYIRSDGTDTPARFKIRSPCFSNLQALPEMAEGEYVPDLVAALGSLDIVLGEVDR
- a CDS encoding NADH-quinone oxidoreductase subunit A, with amino-acid sequence MSNPWIAIGALGLVAVAIPFSMMAVSSLLRPSVPEQGKTTTYESGEVPTGTTRIRFNIQYYMVALLFLVFDIETVLIFPWTVIYRDAVSQPDIGLVPVLVPMLVFIGVLSVGLVWAWRNGAVRWVRSPGRELTGAREP
- a CDS encoding NuoI/complex I 23 kDa subunit family protein; this encodes MIGLLKGMATTMKHALDGSTFTVEYPDDPPEVSPRFRGVHKFSQERCIWCRQCENVCPNDTIQIVTDEQRNGEQYNLHIGQCIYCRLCEEVCPVDAILLTQNFEFTADTKDEFAYNKEQLKNVPWYKDIDPLASREPDRGAWIGEGEGEVDYQ